The following are encoded together in the Brassica napus cultivar Da-Ae chromosome A9, Da-Ae, whole genome shotgun sequence genome:
- the LOC125577630 gene encoding uncharacterized protein LOC125577630, with translation MESEGVWLPFHEHPMMPWNDLRRGDCCGRYESQSDGYFCKLCVFFVHKKCGNEEISEFIDHPSHPGHTLELQHESSNRCDFCRWKISKLFYRCDMCDFDLDLHCAKQQPPNVIDNFETHPHKLILLKKGTKFDCSAKCGKASGGLPYKCDECDVSFHVDCVWHPATKLNYSPEVNHPYHSLHPLKLLTGPPPDYSDGKCRLCGTEIGEYFYHCSSCNFTVDFHCVLNPPQKSLVDPKVHDHQLTLLPRLDSFTCNACGLKGDRSPYACFDCGFMIHQDCLGLPRVININRHDHRVSRTSVLGDAAMNSVCGVCRKKVDWTCGGFLCKRCPGYVVHSKCATRKDVWNGEELEGVPEEEEDTEPYVVIDENTIHHFSHEEHHLRRIHGNGIMYEENKRCSACTHPIGLQSFYDCMDCDFSLHQNCAECPKRRRHVLHNERLTLVTNKDLEVFSCDACYQRSNGFMYKDEDKEFDVLCGSISEPFFHPSHPQHPLYYIPTEEVEICNGCNLKESHVLRCIEGDCGFALGFKCATLPQVVKNRVDDHPLSLCYGEEEEASGKYWCDICEKETDSKEWFYTCKDQRASLHTRCVLGDSTGLMPRSLAKIWGKSCEVGLNDSVTRPFCKGRCKDRCKYPIYFKLLGRTSETYLCSVSCTYWFR, from the coding sequence atgGAATCTGAGGGAGTGTGGTTACCAtttcacgagcatcctatgatGCCTTGGAATGATCTGAGGAGAGGTGATTGTTGTGGGAGATATGAATCACAGAGTGACGGCTACTTTTGTAAACTCTGTGTCTTTTTCGTCCACAAGAAATGTGGCAACGAAGAGATCTCTGAATTCATCGACCACCCATCTCACCCCGGGCACACTCTCGAGCTTCAACATGAATCAAGTAACAGATGTGATTTTTGTCGTTGGAAAATCTCAAAGCTATTCTACCGTTGTGACATGTGTGACTTTGACTTGGATCTACACTGTGCCAAGCAACAACCACCAAATGTTATTGACAATTTTGAGACCCATCCCCACAAGCTCATACTTCTCAAGAAAGGGACTAAGTTCGACTGTTCTGCTAAATGCGGGAAGGCTAGTGGTGGACTTCCTTACAAATGTGATGAATGCGATGTATCCTTCCACGTGGATTGTGTATGGCACCCAGCAACAAAGCTAAATTACTCACCAGAGGTAAACCACCCTTACCACTCCTTGCATCCTCTTAAGCTCCTCACAGGTCCACCACCGGACTATTCTGATGGTAAATGTCGTCTTTGCGGAACAGAGATTGGTGAATATTTTTATCATTGTTCTTCTTGTAACTTCACTGTGGATTTCCATTGTGTTCTTAATCCACCACAAAAATCTCTTGTTGATCCGAAAGTGCATGATCACCAACTCACCCTTCTTCCAAGACTCGATTCTTTTACTTGTAATGCTTGTGGTCTAAAGGGAGATCGAAGCCCTTACGCATGTTTTGATTGTGGTTTCATGATCCATCAAGATTGTCTTGGCCTTCCACGTGTCATCAACATCAACCGGCATGATCACCGTGTTTCTCGTACTTCCGTTCTTGGTGACGCTGCTATGAATTCTGTGTGCGGAGTTTGTCGCAAGAAGGTGGATTGGACTTGTGGTGGGTTTTTGTGTAAGAGGTGTCCTGGCTATGTCGTTCATTCTAAATGTGCTACCAGAAAAGATGTGTGGAATGGGGAAGAACTAGAAGGAgtacctgaagaagaagaagatacagaACCATATGTGGTGATAGATGAAAACACTATACATCATTTCAGTCACGAAGAGCATCACCTAAGACGAATCCATGGGAATGGTATTATGTATGAGGAGAACAAAAGATGCAGCGCATGCACCCATCCCATCGGTCTCCAATCCTTTTATGACTGTATGGATTGTGATTTTTCTCTACATCAGAATTGTGCTGAATGTCCTAAAAGGAGACGACATGTACTACACAATGAACGGCTCACTTTAGTTACAAACAAGGACCTAGAAGTCTTCAGTTGTGATGCTTGCTATCAAAGGTCCAACGGTTTCATGTACAAGGATGAAGATAAGGAGTTTGATGTCTTGTGCGGTTCAATTTCTGAGCCATTTTTCCATCCAAGTCATCCCCAACATCCCTTATATTACATTCCAACAGAAGAAGTAGAAATATGCAATGGTTGCAACTTGAAGGAATCACATGTCCTCAGGTGCATTGAAGGTGATTGTGGATTTGCATTGGGATTCAAATGCGCCACTCTACCACAAGTGGTGAAGAATAGAGTAGACGATCATCCTCTCTCACTGTGCTATGGCGAAGAAGAGGAGGCAAGTGGTAAATATTGGTGTGACATCTGCGAGAAAGAAACCGATTCAAAGGAATGGTTCTACACTTGTAAAGATCAGCGGGCTAGTTTGCATACAAGGTGTGTGCTCGGAGACTCGACAGGGCTCATGCCAAGAAGTTTAGCAAAGATTTGGGGCAAATCGTGTGAGGTGGGGCTCAATGATAGTGTAACTCGTCCGTTTTGCAAGGGGCGGTGTAAGGATCGTTGCAAGTACCCTATCTACTTCAAGTTGCTTGGAAGAACCTCAGAGACATACCTTTGCTCCGTTTCTTGCACATATTGGTTTCGTTGA
- the LOC125577958 gene encoding uncharacterized protein LOC125577958 has translation MESEGVSLPFIHEHPMKPFNDLRKGDCCQRFVSQSDGYYCKTCDFFLHKECGDELSEFIDHPSHPNHTLQLRHDKGGNICGLCGRGIVNLCYRCEMCDFDVDLDCAKYPPPDVIDNFETHRHKLPLFKEHCNFKCTAKCGKGDYDEFPYICDECDVAFHVYCVWHPEASELNYSPEVNHSYHSLHPLKLLTGEPPEYSDGKCRLCGTEIGEFFYHCSFCNFTVDLPCVLNPPQKSLVDPKAHDHQLTLLPRLDSFTCNACGLKGDRSPYTCFDCGFMIHQDCLGLPRVININRQNVVADSLAKEALCMVEGVMTLTYNRESKMEFEGGVLLPLFHEHPMTPWNDHHMRKGDCCDCFEPQSDGYYCKLCDFFVHKKCGDELSEFIIDHPSHPDHTLRLQEKREDHVCYICDSKIQNLSYRCEMCDFHMDLHCAKYPPPDVIENFEMHPHKLTFVKELSAFHCSAKCGKTSAYAAGFSCGFYYQCNECDAVAFHVECVWHPAALEHSTEVNHPYHSLHPLKLFKGPPPDYSDGKCRLCGRKVDKELFYHCSSCNFTLDWRCVVNPPPQSLLNLKAHDHQLKLLPRLLSFTCNACGLKGDRSPYMCVQCDFMIHQGCLGLPRVININRHDHRVSRTLLLGDGAMNSVCEVCHKKVDWTCGGFSCQTCPNYVVHSKCATRYDVWNMKELEGVPEEEEDIEPYVVIDDNTIQHFSHKEHYLIFNENGVLYEDKKRCSACTHPIGLQSFYVCMDCDFSLHQCCAKCPKKKRHVLHNERLTLVTNKELEVFDCVACNRTSNGFMYKDRYTKLDVLCGSVSEPFERHHHHPLYYTFVLSDNSIEETGICNGCNNKEYRLLKCIEDDCGFVICFKCATLPQVVKHRVDDHPLSLCYVEEEEASGKYWCDICERETDPKKWFYTCKDHLASLHTKCVLGDTAGLMPRSVPQLLGIPHEVVLNNSVTRPFCIRCKSRCMYPIYLKVLGSPDICFCSVECSLVYV, from the exons ATGGAATCTGAGGGAGTCTCGTTGCCATTTATccacgagcatcctatgaaGCCTTTCAATGATCTGAGGAAAGGTGACTGTTGTCAACGTTTTGTATCGCAGAGTGATGGCTACTATTGCAAAACCTGTGATTTTTTCTTGCACAAGGAATGTGGCGACGAGCTCTCTGAGTTCATCGACCACCCATCTCATCCCAATCACACTCTCCAGCTTCGACATGATAAAGGAGGTAACATATGTGGTTTATGTGGAAGGGGAATCGTGAATCTATGCTATCGTTGTGAGATGTGTGACTTTGACGTGGACCTTGACTGTGCCAAGTACCCACCACCAGATGTTATTGACAATTTCGAGACGCACCGCCACAAGCTCCCACTTTTCAAGGAACACTGTAATTTTAAGTGCACTGCTAAATGCGGGAAGGGTGATTATGATGAGTTTCCATACATATGTGATGAATGCGATGTAGCCTTCCATGTGTATTGTGTATGGCACCCAGAAGCATCAGAGCTAAATTACTCACCAGAGGTAAACCACTCTTACCACTCCTTGCATCCTCTTAAGCTCCTCACTGGTGAACCACCAGAATATTCTGATGGTAAATGTCGTCTTTGCGGAACAGAAATTGgtgaatttttttatcattgttCATTTTGTAACTTCACTGTGGATTTGCCTTGTGTTTTAAATCCACCACAAAAATCTCTTGTTGATCCGAAGGCTCATGATCACCAACTCACCCTTCTTCCAAGACTCGATTCTTTTACATGTAATGCTTGCGGTCTAAAGGGAGATCGAAGCCCTTACACATGCTTTGATTGTGGTTTCATGATCCATCAAGACTGTCTTGGCCTTCCGCGTGTCATTAACATCAATCGCCAAAATGTTGTTGCTGATTCCTTAGCTAAAGAAGCTTTATGTATGGTTGAGGGTGTTATGACACTCACC tATAATAGAGAGAGCAAAATGGAATTTGAGGGAGGAGTGTTGTTACCATTGtttcacgagcatcctatgacGCCTTGGAATGATCATCATATGAGGAAAGGTGATTGTTGTGATTGCTTTGAACCTCAGAGTGATGGCTACTATTGTAAACTCTGTGATTTCTTCGTGCACAAGAAGTGTGGCGACGAGCTGTCTGAATTCATCATCGACCACCCATCTCACCCCGATCACACTCTCCGGCTTCAAGAAAAACGAGAAGATCACGTATGCTATATATGTGATAGTAAAATCCAGAATCTATCCTATCGTTGCGAGATGTGTGACTTCCACATGGATCTACACTGTGCCAAGTACCCACCACCAGAtgttattgaaaattttgagatgCATCCCCACAAGCTCACATTTGTCAAGGAACTGAGCGCCTTCCACTGTTCTGCAAAATGCGGGAAGACTTCTGCATATGCTGCAGGATTTTCTTGTGGATTTTATTACCAATGTAATGAATGTGATGCTGTAGCCTTTCATGTGGAATGTGTATGGCACCCAGCAGCACTAGAGCACTCAACAGAGGTAAACCACCCTTATCACTCCTTGCATCCTCTTAAGCTATTCAAGGGTCCACCACCTGACTATTCTGATGGTAAATGTCGTCTTTGCGGAAGAAAGGTTGATAAAGAATTGTTTTATCATTGTTCTTCTTGTAACTTCACCTTGGATTGGCGTTGTGTTGTGAATCCGCCACCACAATCTCTTTTGAACTTGAAAGCTCATGATCACCAActcaagcttcttccaagactGCTTTCATTCACATGTAATGCTTGTGGGCTCAAGGGAGATCGAAGCCCTTACATGTGTGTTCAATGTGATTTCATGATCCATCAAGGCTGTCTTGGTCTTCCTCGTGTCATTAACATCAATCGACATGATCACCGTGTTTCTCGTACTTTGCTTCTTGGTGATGGTGCTATGAATTCTGTATGCGAAGTTTGTCACAAGAAGGTGGACTGGACTTGTGGAGGATTTTCTTGTCAGACGTGCCCTAACTATGTTGTTCATTCTAAATGTGCTACCAGATATGATGTTTGGAACATGAAAGAGCTTGAAGGAgtacctgaagaagaagaagatatagaaCCATATGTGGTGATAGACGACAACACAATACAACATTTCAGCCACAAAGAGCATTACCTCATATTCAATGAGAATGGTGTTTTGTATGAGGATAAAAAACGATGCAGCGCATGCACCCATCCCATTGGTCTCCAATCCTTTTATGTCTGTATGGATTGTGATTTTTCTCTCCATCAGTGCTGTGCTAAATGTCCTAAAAAGAAAAGGCATGTGTTACACAATGAACGGCTCACTTTAGTCACAAACAAGGAGCTAGAGGTCTTCGATTGTGTTGCTTGCAATCGAACGTCCAATGGATTCATGTACAAGGATCGGTATACGAAGTTGGATGTCTTGTGCGGTTCAGTTTCTGAGCCATTTGAACGTCATCACCACCATCCCTTATATTACACTTTCGTATTATCTGACAATTCCATTGAAGAGACGGGAATATGCAATGGTTGCAACAATAAGGAATATCGTCTACTCAAGTGCATTGAAGATGATTGTGGATTTGTAATATGCTTCAAATGTGCCACTCTACCACAAGTGGTAAAGCACAGAGTAGATGATCATCCTCTCTCACTATGCTatgtggaagaagaagaggcaagTGGTAAATACTGGTGTGACATCTGTGAGAGAGAAACCGATCCAAAGAAATGGTTCTACACGTGTAAAGATCACTTGGCTAGTTTGCATACAAAATGTGTGCTCGGAGACACTGCAGGACTCATGCCAAGAAGCGTACCACAGTTGTTGGGCATACCGCATGAGGTGGTGCTGAATAATAGTGTAACTCGCCCATTTTGCATTCGGTGCAAGTCTCGTTGCATGTACCCTATCTACCTCAAGGTGCTTGGGTCCCCAGATATATGCTTTTGCTCTGTTGAGTGCTCTCTTGTTTACGTTTGA
- the LOC125577631 gene encoding xanthine dehydrogenase 2-like: MLRKGDVELCFQSGQCDKIIEGEVQMGSQEHFYMEPHGSLVWTSDGGNEVHMISSTQDPHRHQQYVSHVLGLPMSKVVCKTKRIGGGFGGKETRSAFIAAAASVPSYLLNRPVKLILDRDVDMMISGHRHSFVGKYKVGFTNDGKVLAYDLEV, translated from the exons ATGCTAAGGAAAGGAGATGTAGAGCTATGCTTTCAGTCAGGTCAGTGCGATAAGATAATAGAAGGAGAGGTTCAAATGGGCAGCCAGGAACACTTCTACATGGAGCCTCATGGTAGTTTGGTTTGGACAAGTGATGGAGGCAATGAAGTTCATATGATCTCATCCACTCAA GATCCTCATAGGCACCAGCAATATGTTTCACATGTTCTTGGACTTCCAATGTCTAAAGTGGTATGCAAAACCAAAAGAATTGGTGGTGGCTTTGGTGGCAAGGAAACGAGATCAGCCTTCATAGCTGCTGCAGCTTCTGTTCCTTCCTACCTTTTGAACCGACCAGTGAAACTCATACTGGACAGAGATGTGGACATGATGATATCTGGTCACCGTCATAGTTTTGTTGGAAAGTACAAG GTTGGGTTTACTAATGATGGGAAAGTATTGGCGTATGACCTTGAAGTCTAG